Sequence from the Collinsella aerofaciens ATCC 25986 genome:
GCGCGCCATGCGGACATACACGGCGCATGCCACGTGGCGCAGATCACGGTGGTGGCTGCGGTCAAGCCGCGAGTTACTTAGGTTGTACGTGGAGAGGGCGTTGATGGCGGCCATGAGTCGCTCCTCGCGCACCTCATCGGGCGGAAGGGGGAGCGTGGGCTCGGAGGTTTTGCGACGTTTGGGGGTCTGGTCGGACGGTGCCGGTGCCGGTACAAGGTCTCGTGCCGCGCGCCGCAGCTCGATAAGGGCGTTATCGAACATGACGGTTTTAGAGTCGCGGAGCAGCTTGGGGTCGAGCCCATGGAATACGGCGTAATCCTGCAACCACACGCGTGCAAACCGATCAATGCCGGGCTCGAAGGCGCGATAGACATCCCAAAAGGCCTTGATCTTGTTAAAACCGTCGAACGGGTCATCTACGCCAATGCCGCAAATCAGCTCATAGAGATACAGAAAGGCAAAGGACGTAGACGTTTCCTCGACGGTTCCGCGGCGCACTTGGGCACGCCAGGTAAAGTAGCCGCGCAGCTGCCGGTCGCTCATGGCGTTGTAGGTGGGAAAGTACGACTTAAAGGTGCCGTTGTAGGGACAGTCGTCCTCAAAGTCGGCCATCAGCAGGCCCTGGCGGTAAAAAAGCTCGGCTTCCGAAAGCCAGCGGCCCGCACCGCCCTTGGGGTCATCCTGCCAGCGCGATATCTCGCGCATTTTACGGTACTGGTCGGGGAGGAAATTCTGCATCTGTCGGCCGGTTTTGAGAATCGGCTCGTCTGCGTAGACTTCATGTGAGAAGCGGGCAGACTGATGGGTCCGGGCCTCGGCCATAATGCGCTCGATGAGCATCTTGATGTCCTGGTCGGCCACCGCTCCTCCTCTCGAACGCAGCTACGGTGACCTCATATCATAGCACAGCATCAAACAGGTGTTCGAGATACCGCTGCGTTGATAGATTTAGAACAGGAGGGCGTAGATGACGGCGATGACGACGGAGGGGAGCATATTGGCCGTGCGGAAGGTCTGAGGACGGATGAGGTTGACGCCGACGCAGAAGATGAGCATGGAGCCTACGAGCGAAAGGCTGTTGAGGGCTGCTGTGGTCATGATGGGGGAGAGCGCGCCGGCAAACAACGTGATCGTCCCCTGGAACACGGCGACGGGCAGGGCGGAGAAAATGCAGCCGCGGCCAAGCGACGCCGTCATGGTGCAGACGATGATGCAGTCCAATGCGCCTTTCAAGGCAAGCGTTGACCAGTCACCGAGCAGACCGTCCTGGATCGATCCCACGATAGCCATGGCACCGATGCAGACGGTCAGCGATGTCGAGACAAAAGCGTTGGTGAACTCGTTATCGCCCTCACTGCCGGTCTTGCGCTTGAGCCATTCGCCAAGGTTCTCGATGGCGGCTTCCAAGTTGACGGCCTCGCCGATGAGCGAACCGAGCGCAAATGAGACGATGAGCATGGTGGTGCCGGTGGTCGCTAGCGCCTTCCCATCGATAAGGAGCATCTTTTGCATGGTGCCGCCAAGGCCGATAAACAGGACGCACAGCCCCGATGCTTTCATGAGCGTGTCTTGGATGCGCGGTGTGATGAAGCGGCCGCCCGCTAATCCCAAAAGACCGCCCGC
This genomic interval carries:
- a CDS encoding DUF554 domain-containing protein, producing MSRDVPRISFCYDCHVGINTGGLMPGLGTIINVVLLVAGGLLGLAGGRFITPRIQDTLMKASGLCVLFIGLGGTMQKMLLIDGKALATTGTTMLIVSFALGSLIGEAVNLEAAIENLGEWLKRKTGSEGDNEFTNAFVSTSLTVCIGAMAIVGSIQDGLLGDWSTLALKGALDCIIVCTMTASLGRGCIFSALPVAVFQGTITLFAGALSPIMTTAALNSLSLVGSMLIFCVGVNLIRPQTFRTANMLPSVVIAVIYALLF